The proteins below are encoded in one region of Silene latifolia isolate original U9 population chromosome 2, ASM4854445v1, whole genome shotgun sequence:
- the LOC141628268 gene encoding chalcone synthase-like, with protein sequence MGSINGNKISQKPKGLATILALGTANPPNLILQKDYPDFCFCIADANGENTMPGLKIKFNHICEKTTIKKRYFYQTEEFLKKNPELVNYNAFTMDARQDILAIEVPKLAKEAALEAIKEWGQPISKITHVIFSTLSGAIMPGYDYQFAKLLGLGPHVQRFMLFQLGCYAGGTVLRLAKDIAENNRGARVLVVCADMTLAFFRGPTQTDIGSMIGQALFGDGAGAAIVGSEPDWAAGERPIFELVSAIQSTIPDTERAIGGQLKQVGVSLVLARDNPSLIANKVELPVIKSLSPLGINDWNSVFWVVHPGGPAILDQVEEKLGLDKDKFDLSRHVLSEFGNMSTATVFFVMDETRKRSIKEGKNTTGDGLEYGVLMGFGPGITIETLLLRSFPINS encoded by the exons ATGGGATCAATTAATGGAAACAAAATCTCTCAAAAACCCAAAGGTTTAGCAACCATCTTAGCCTTAGGAACTGCCAACCCTCCTAATCTAATTTTACAAAAAGATTATCCTGATTTTTGTTTTTGCATAGCGGACGCGAACGGCGAAAATACTATGCCCGGTCTCAAAATCAAGTTTAACCATATAT GCgaaaaaacaacaatcaaaaagcGATATTTTTACCAAACCGAAGAGTTTTTGAAGAAAAACCCGGAACTGGTGAACTATAACGCCTTTACTATGGACGCACGCCAAGACATACTCGCAATTGAAGTACCTAAATTGGCAAAAGAAGCCGCCTTAGAAGCGATCAAAGAGTGGGGCCAACCCATATCAAAAATCACCCACGTCATCTTCTCAACTTTATCCGGAGCAATCATGCCCGGGTATGACTACCAGTTTGCCAAGTTATTGGGCCTCGGCCCACACGTGCAACGTTTCATGCTCTTCCAGCTCGGGTGCTATGCGGGAGGTACAGTCCTTCGTTTGGCCAAAGACATCGCAGAAAACAACAGAGGAGCTCGAGTTTTAGTTGTTTGCGCTGATATGACTTTGGCCTTTTTTCGTGGGCCCACCCAAACTGATATTGGCTCGATGATTGGACAAGCCCTATTTGGTGATGGTGCGGGTGCAGCTATAGTTGGTTCGGAGCCAGATTGGGCCGCTGGCGAGCGGCCCATTTTTGAATTGGTCTCGGCAATACAATCCACTATTCCAGACACTGAGAGGGCTATCGGAGGACAACTTAAACAAGTTGGGGTATCCTTAGTCTTAGCTAGGGATAACCCGAGTCTTATTGCCAATAAAGTCGAACTACCCGTGATTAAATCCCTTAGTCCACTTGGCATTAATGATTGGAACTCCGTGTTTTGGGTAGTTCACCCTGGTGGGCCTGCCATCCTAGACCAAGTAGAAGAAAAACTCGGACTTGACAAAGATAAGTTCGACTTGAGTCGACACGTGCTAAGTGAGTTTGGGAATATGTCGACTGCAACCGTGTTTTTTGTGATGGATGAAACAAGGAAGAGGTCGATTAAGGAAGGAAAAAATACTACCGGTGATGGATTGGAGTACGGTGTCCTTATGGGGTTTGGACCCGGTATTACTATTGAGACCCTTCTGCTTCGGAGTTTCCCCATTAATTCCTAA